The proteins below come from a single Pseudarthrobacter sp. SSS035 genomic window:
- a CDS encoding MBL fold metallo-hydrolase: MNSTSSGSLHTCSPLTAFILAPNPGPMSLDGTNSYVISAPGASASVVVDPGPADDGHLRRLADAGPVELILVTHRHADHTAGSLRLHELTGAPVRAADPRHCHGGEPLQDGETIRAAGVTLQVLATPGHTSDSICLHLPDDGPHGSVLTGDTILGRGTTMLDYPDGMLGDYLESLDRLEALGPATVLPAHGPVLPSLEAITRAYRDHRHERLAQIRAALVRVGRDATVVDVVDAVYADVDPSVRRAAEMSVAAQLDYLRGLSGA; this comes from the coding sequence GTGAACTCCACCTCGAGCGGCTCTCTCCATACCTGCAGCCCACTGACGGCCTTCATCCTGGCGCCCAACCCGGGGCCCATGAGCCTGGACGGCACCAATTCGTACGTTATCTCCGCCCCCGGGGCCAGCGCATCCGTGGTGGTGGATCCGGGCCCCGCGGACGACGGCCACCTCCGCCGGCTCGCGGACGCAGGCCCCGTGGAACTCATCCTGGTCACCCACCGGCACGCCGACCACACTGCGGGCTCCCTGCGGCTCCATGAGCTCACCGGAGCCCCGGTCCGTGCGGCCGATCCCCGGCACTGCCACGGCGGCGAGCCGCTGCAGGACGGCGAAACCATCCGGGCGGCAGGAGTGACGCTCCAGGTCCTGGCCACGCCGGGCCACACCTCGGATTCCATCTGCTTGCACCTTCCCGACGACGGCCCGCACGGTTCCGTGCTGACCGGCGACACCATCCTGGGGCGCGGCACCACCATGTTGGACTACCCGGACGGAATGCTGGGGGACTACCTCGAGTCCCTCGACAGGCTCGAAGCCCTTGGCCCCGCCACGGTCCTGCCGGCGCACGGTCCGGTGCTGCCCTCCCTGGAGGCCATCACCCGCGCCTACCGCGACCACCGGCACGAGAGGCTGGCGCAGATCCGCGCGGCACTCGTCCGGGTTGGCCGGGACGCGACAGTGGTTGACGTGGTAGACGCCGTGTACGCCGACGTCGACCCTTCCGTCCGGCGGGCAGCCGAAATGTCGGTGGCCGCGCAGCTCGACTACCTCCGTGGGCTCTCCGGCGCCTGA
- a CDS encoding GTPase: MSRHSVAREASQLDRRLEALNDARELAEGVLPDAALEEVYKLLERASSRRSLSADHTVVGFFGATGSGKSSLFNAVSGAEIATAAARRPTTSEPLAGVWGADGSEPLLDWLEVGNRHHAEPVAGFADEGTGLILLDLPDFDSTRAANREIVERMVGLVDVLVWVLDPQKYADAAVHNDFLAPLSAHGAVTLVVLNQVDRLPERDVQPVLESLKGILARDGLGKVQVLGASALKGTGVDKVRGAIRGVVVQRQALSQRLAADVSRASGQLREAAGAGEAAGVRPASKTRLTDELATAANMPVVVDAVARSYRIESTRRTGWPVTRWLVRFRPDPLRRLNLRSSSPSQLNRTSLPAAGAPERARTDAAVREFADAASAGAPGPWRAAIRGAAREGREALPDALDQAIAGTDLMASRKSWWWGMFNVVQWLALLTVLGGLGWLGGLAGLGYLQLPVPEVPKVEGWPVPTLLIGGGVVLGIFLALTGKFIGSGAARARAARARKRLRAAVGEVARDFVVEPVEIEVSRLASFNAALKVAGGN; encoded by the coding sequence ATGAGCCGCCACAGCGTAGCCCGCGAAGCGTCGCAGCTGGACCGCAGGCTCGAAGCCCTCAATGATGCCCGCGAACTCGCCGAAGGCGTCTTGCCGGATGCTGCACTCGAGGAGGTGTACAAGCTCCTCGAACGCGCGAGCTCCCGGCGGTCACTGTCGGCTGATCACACCGTTGTTGGGTTCTTCGGTGCCACCGGCAGCGGAAAATCGTCACTCTTCAACGCGGTCAGCGGCGCTGAAATCGCGACGGCGGCCGCCCGCCGGCCCACAACATCGGAACCTTTGGCTGGTGTCTGGGGAGCGGACGGCAGTGAGCCGTTGCTGGACTGGCTCGAGGTGGGCAACCGCCACCATGCGGAGCCAGTGGCAGGCTTCGCGGACGAGGGCACGGGGCTGATCCTGCTGGACCTGCCGGACTTCGATTCCACCAGGGCCGCGAACCGCGAGATCGTGGAGCGCATGGTCGGCCTGGTTGATGTCCTGGTCTGGGTCCTGGATCCGCAAAAGTACGCCGATGCGGCGGTCCACAACGATTTCCTGGCGCCCCTGTCCGCCCATGGCGCCGTGACCCTGGTGGTCCTCAACCAGGTGGACCGCTTGCCCGAACGGGACGTGCAGCCTGTGCTGGAGTCCTTGAAAGGGATCCTTGCCCGCGACGGGCTGGGCAAAGTGCAGGTCCTGGGCGCATCCGCCCTGAAGGGCACCGGCGTGGACAAGGTCCGGGGCGCGATCCGCGGTGTTGTGGTGCAGCGCCAGGCACTTTCGCAGCGGCTTGCCGCGGATGTTTCGCGGGCCTCCGGGCAGCTCCGGGAAGCCGCCGGTGCCGGGGAAGCCGCCGGTGTCAGGCCGGCGTCGAAAACCCGCCTTACCGATGAGCTGGCAACGGCCGCCAACATGCCCGTGGTGGTGGACGCAGTCGCCCGGTCCTACCGCATCGAGTCGACGCGCCGCACGGGCTGGCCGGTGACGCGGTGGCTGGTGCGGTTCCGGCCGGATCCGCTCCGCCGGCTCAATCTGAGAAGTTCTTCACCGTCCCAACTTAACCGGACCTCGCTCCCGGCCGCTGGCGCCCCGGAACGCGCCCGGACGGATGCTGCCGTCCGTGAGTTTGCGGACGCGGCGAGTGCGGGCGCACCCGGACCGTGGCGTGCCGCGATCAGGGGTGCTGCCCGGGAAGGGCGGGAGGCGTTGCCGGATGCCTTGGACCAGGCCATCGCAGGCACGGACCTGATGGCGTCCCGGAAGTCCTGGTGGTGGGGCATGTTTAACGTGGTCCAGTGGCTCGCGCTGCTGACAGTCCTGGGCGGCCTGGGCTGGCTGGGTGGGCTGGCAGGGCTCGGATATCTCCAGCTGCCCGTCCCCGAGGTTCCCAAGGTGGAGGGCTGGCCGGTGCCGACGCTGTTGATTGGCGGCGGCGTGGTGCTGGGGATTTTCCTGGCGCTGACTGGAAAATTCATTGGGTCAGGAGCCGCGAGGGCGCGCGCAGCCCGGGCCAGGAAACGGCTGCGGGCAGCGGTGGGCGAGGTTGCCCGGGACTTCGTGGTGGAGCCGGTTGAAATTGAGGTCAGCAGGCTCGCGTCCTTCAACGCCGCACTGAAGGTTGCGGGCGGAAACTAA
- a CDS encoding branched-chain amino acid aminotransferase, protein MTQTAHGVEFNQQLSATPKPAEERAAILANPGFGNYFTDHTAVVDYSVDEQGEGGWHNARVEAYGPISLDPSAAVLHYGQEIFEGLKAYRHADGSIWTFRPEANAARLNKSARRLALPELPEEYFLGAIRELVQADKEWVPAGDGEALYLRPFMIATEAFLGVRAAREVSFRVIASPAGNYFGGELKPVSIWISREYARAGRGGTGAAKCGGNYAASLIAQQEAEANGCKQVLFLDHFNDNAVEELGGMNVFFVMKDGSLVTPALSGTILEGITRMSVIQVAKDMGREVTERKITLDEWRDGVASGEIAEVFACGTAAVITPIGVLKDTTEFIGSEDAKAGETTMAIREQLLGIQTGTVADTHGWLTRLA, encoded by the coding sequence ATGACTCAGACCGCCCATGGCGTCGAATTTAACCAGCAGCTCTCGGCAACCCCGAAGCCAGCTGAAGAGCGTGCAGCCATCCTGGCCAACCCGGGATTTGGCAACTACTTCACCGACCACACCGCCGTCGTCGACTACAGCGTCGACGAGCAAGGCGAGGGTGGCTGGCACAACGCGCGCGTTGAGGCCTACGGACCCATCTCCCTGGACCCGTCTGCCGCGGTGCTGCACTACGGCCAGGAGATCTTCGAAGGCCTTAAGGCATACCGCCACGCTGACGGCTCAATCTGGACCTTCCGTCCGGAGGCCAACGCGGCCCGCCTGAACAAGTCGGCCCGACGCCTCGCACTCCCGGAACTGCCCGAGGAATACTTCCTCGGCGCCATCCGGGAACTGGTGCAGGCGGACAAGGAATGGGTTCCCGCCGGTGACGGCGAGGCCCTGTACCTGCGCCCGTTCATGATCGCCACCGAGGCGTTCCTGGGTGTCCGGGCAGCGCGGGAGGTGTCCTTCCGGGTGATCGCATCGCCCGCCGGCAACTACTTCGGCGGCGAGCTCAAGCCCGTGTCCATCTGGATCTCCCGCGAGTACGCCCGCGCAGGCCGCGGCGGCACCGGTGCGGCCAAGTGCGGCGGCAACTACGCCGCCTCCCTGATCGCCCAGCAGGAAGCCGAAGCCAACGGCTGCAAGCAGGTGCTGTTCCTGGACCACTTCAATGACAATGCCGTAGAGGAACTCGGCGGCATGAACGTGTTCTTCGTGATGAAGGACGGCTCGCTGGTGACGCCCGCGCTGAGTGGAACCATCCTGGAAGGCATCACCAGAATGTCCGTCATCCAGGTGGCCAAGGACATGGGCCGTGAAGTGACGGAGCGCAAGATCACCCTGGACGAATGGCGCGACGGCGTGGCCTCCGGTGAGATCGCCGAGGTCTTCGCCTGCGGCACCGCAGCGGTGATCACCCCGATCGGTGTCCTCAAGGACACCACCGAATTCATCGGCTCCGAGGACGCGAAGGCGGGGGAGACCACCATGGCCATCCGCGAACAGCTCCTCGGCATCCAGACCGGAACCGTGGCGGATACCCACGGCTGGCTGACCCGACTGGCCTAG
- a CDS encoding IclR family transcriptional regulator translates to MDNSSGVGVIDKAAHVLDALEAGPTTLAQLVAATGLARPTVHRLALALIHHRLVSRDIQGRFVLGSRLVELASAAGEDRLIASAGPVLMQLRDATGESSQIFRRQGEWRICVASAERPIGLRDTIPVGTKLSMKAGSAAQVLLAWEDHDRLLEGLQAARFTPTVLAGVRRRGWGQSLGEREPGVASVSAPVRGPSGRVIAAVSISGPIERLTRQPGRLHAEVVCNAARILTEALRKGND, encoded by the coding sequence ATGGACAATTCTAGTGGAGTCGGTGTCATTGATAAAGCGGCCCATGTGCTTGATGCATTGGAGGCCGGCCCCACCACGCTGGCACAGCTGGTGGCCGCCACGGGCCTGGCCCGGCCCACCGTGCACAGGCTCGCCCTGGCCCTGATCCATCACCGGCTTGTAAGCCGCGACATCCAGGGCCGGTTTGTCCTCGGCAGCCGCCTGGTGGAGCTGGCCTCCGCCGCCGGCGAGGACCGTCTCATCGCTTCCGCCGGGCCGGTCCTGATGCAGCTGCGCGACGCCACCGGCGAAAGCTCCCAGATCTTCCGCCGCCAGGGCGAATGGCGTATTTGTGTCGCCTCCGCAGAACGCCCCATCGGCCTGCGCGACACCATCCCCGTCGGCACCAAGCTTTCCATGAAGGCCGGCTCCGCCGCCCAGGTGCTGCTGGCCTGGGAAGACCACGACCGGCTTCTCGAGGGCCTGCAGGCCGCCCGTTTCACGCCCACCGTGCTGGCAGGCGTACGACGGCGGGGCTGGGGACAGAGCCTCGGCGAACGCGAGCCCGGGGTCGCCTCAGTCTCGGCACCGGTCCGGGGACCGTCCGGACGCGTGATCGCCGCGGTCTCGATCTCCGGCCCCATCGAGCGGCTCACCCGCCAGCCGGGCCGCCTCCACGCCGAGGTGGTCTGCAACGCCGCGCGGATACTCACTGAGGCCCTGCGCAAGGGCAACGACTGA
- the gltX gene encoding glutamate--tRNA ligase: MTTASALNPAAIPSVTAETPVRVRFCPSPTGTPHVGLIRTALFNWAYARHTKGTLVFRIEDTDSARDSEESYHQLLDALKWLGITWDEGVEMGGPHEPYRQSQRSDIYQDVIARLKAGGHIYESYSTPAEIEARHRAASRDPKLGYDGFDRHITEEQLAQYKAEGRQAVLRLRMPDEDLTFKDLVRGEITFKAGSVPDFAVVRANGAPLYTLVNPVDDALMGITHVLRGEDLLSSTPRQIALYRALYAIGVAEYMPEFGHLPYVMGQGNKKLSKRDPESSLFLHRERGFIPEGLLNYLSLLGWSLSADEDIFTVKQLVEHFDIHDVLANPARFDLKKAEAINGTHVRLLEAADFRARLVPYLRAADLVGEILTDREEEILTEAAPLVQERITLLGEAPEMLAFLFKADDAIDVADDARKGLPANLTEVLDAALAALEPIQDWNPEEIQTALKQALVEDLGLKPRLAFGPVRTAISGRRISPPLFESMVILGKGSSLSRLRTFRG; this comes from the coding sequence ATGACTACTGCCTCCGCGCTGAACCCTGCCGCCATCCCGTCCGTCACTGCCGAAACCCCGGTCCGGGTGCGGTTCTGCCCGTCACCCACGGGCACCCCGCACGTCGGCCTGATCCGCACGGCGCTGTTCAACTGGGCCTACGCCCGGCACACCAAGGGAACCCTGGTCTTCCGCATCGAGGACACGGACTCGGCGCGGGACAGCGAGGAAAGCTACCACCAGCTGCTTGACGCGCTCAAGTGGCTGGGCATCACCTGGGACGAAGGCGTCGAAATGGGCGGCCCGCACGAGCCGTACCGGCAGTCCCAGCGCAGCGACATCTACCAGGACGTCATCGCGCGGCTGAAGGCCGGCGGCCACATTTACGAGTCCTACTCCACACCGGCTGAAATCGAAGCCCGCCACCGTGCGGCGTCCCGCGACCCCAAGCTGGGCTATGACGGGTTTGACCGGCACATCACCGAGGAACAGCTGGCCCAGTACAAGGCAGAAGGCCGCCAGGCCGTGCTGCGCCTGCGGATGCCGGACGAGGACCTCACGTTCAAGGACCTGGTCCGCGGCGAGATCACGTTCAAGGCCGGTTCCGTGCCGGACTTCGCGGTGGTCCGCGCCAACGGCGCGCCGCTGTACACGCTGGTAAACCCAGTGGACGATGCCCTGATGGGAATCACCCACGTGCTGCGCGGCGAAGACTTGCTCAGCTCCACGCCCCGCCAGATCGCCCTGTACCGTGCCCTCTACGCCATTGGCGTGGCCGAGTACATGCCGGAGTTCGGCCACCTGCCCTACGTCATGGGCCAGGGCAACAAGAAGCTCTCCAAGCGGGATCCCGAATCCAGCCTGTTCCTGCACCGCGAACGCGGCTTCATCCCCGAGGGCCTGCTGAACTACCTGTCCCTTCTGGGCTGGTCCCTGAGCGCCGACGAAGACATTTTCACCGTCAAGCAGTTGGTGGAGCACTTCGATATCCACGATGTGCTGGCCAACCCGGCACGGTTTGACCTGAAGAAGGCAGAGGCCATCAACGGCACGCACGTCCGGCTGCTTGAGGCCGCCGATTTCCGCGCGCGCCTGGTGCCGTACCTCCGGGCCGCGGACCTGGTAGGAGAGATCCTCACGGACCGGGAGGAAGAGATCCTCACCGAGGCCGCACCCCTCGTCCAGGAGCGGATCACCCTGCTGGGGGAGGCCCCCGAAATGCTCGCCTTCCTCTTCAAGGCCGACGACGCGATCGACGTCGCAGACGACGCCCGCAAGGGCCTGCCCGCCAACCTGACCGAAGTACTTGACGCCGCACTGGCGGCCCTTGAGCCCATTCAGGACTGGAACCCGGAGGAAATCCAGACGGCCCTGAAGCAGGCACTCGTGGAGGACCTCGGGCTGAAGCCGCGGCTGGCCTTCGGTCCTGTCCGCACGGCCATCTCCGGGCGCCGGATCTCGCCGCCGCTCTTCGAATCCATGGTGATCCTGGGCAAGGGCTCGTCCCTGAGCCGGCTCCGCACCTTCCGCGGCTGA
- a CDS encoding HAD family hydrolase, giving the protein MPTTGTTADGVLSTRFGSIRGVLFDIDDTLVDLEYAMTTALREVSEHLLPGLDQTGWERFGRIFTHETTHYYDRYLAGELTFNDQRLLRGRAALGHFGVELADGEEAHGWLSAYGRLQPTYVRAFEDVLPLLDLLDAAGIPYGAVSNNVHDYQRAKLDGAGLERVRRLVGTDTVGVAKPEPAIYLEGVRLLGTAPEETLYVGDNRMLDADGSTAAGLIGVWLNRVGEPAPDFTGHKITSLSQLLG; this is encoded by the coding sequence ATGCCTACCACCGGCACCACGGCTGACGGAGTCCTGAGCACACGTTTCGGGTCCATCCGGGGCGTCCTCTTCGACATCGACGACACCCTGGTGGACCTCGAATACGCCATGACCACCGCCCTGCGTGAGGTCAGCGAGCACCTCCTGCCCGGTCTGGACCAGACCGGGTGGGAGCGTTTCGGCAGGATCTTCACGCACGAGACCACGCACTACTACGACCGGTACCTGGCAGGGGAGCTGACCTTCAACGACCAGCGCCTGCTGCGGGGACGCGCCGCCCTGGGGCACTTCGGAGTGGAACTTGCCGACGGCGAAGAAGCGCACGGGTGGCTCTCGGCCTACGGCCGGCTGCAGCCCACGTATGTGCGTGCCTTTGAGGACGTGCTGCCGCTTCTGGACCTGCTGGACGCTGCCGGCATCCCCTACGGTGCCGTCAGTAACAACGTGCACGACTACCAGCGGGCCAAGCTCGACGGCGCCGGCCTGGAACGCGTCCGCCGCCTCGTTGGCACAGACACGGTAGGCGTTGCCAAGCCCGAGCCGGCCATCTACCTCGAAGGTGTCCGCCTGCTGGGGACTGCCCCGGAGGAGACGCTCTACGTTGGGGACAACAGAATGCTGGACGCAGACGGTTCGACGGCGGCGGGCCTGATAGGCGTGTGGCTCAACAGGGTGGGGGAGCCTGCCCCGGATTTCACCGGTCACAAGATCACCTCGCTGTCACAGCTGCTGGGCTGA
- a CDS encoding DUF1697 domain-containing protein, with amino-acid sequence MNRYAVFLRGINVGGINIKMADLKTALAAQGFADVKTLLASGNVVLASAEDPAAVKQTFEKCLRDAFGYDAWVVVLTARRVSELVAACPYPADDKATHTYITLASDTAMLDELEAASAAFEGTQQKRLGPEALAWLAPAGGTLDSPFSKISSKARFKATTTTRNLRTLIKVRDAAPALA; translated from the coding sequence ATGAACAGGTACGCAGTCTTCCTCCGCGGGATAAATGTCGGCGGGATCAACATCAAGATGGCGGACCTCAAGACTGCGCTTGCAGCGCAGGGGTTCGCGGACGTCAAGACACTGCTGGCCAGCGGCAATGTGGTGCTTGCCAGCGCCGAGGATCCTGCCGCGGTCAAGCAGACGTTTGAAAAGTGCCTGCGTGACGCCTTCGGCTACGACGCCTGGGTGGTTGTCCTCACGGCACGGCGGGTCTCCGAACTCGTGGCGGCCTGCCCGTATCCGGCGGACGACAAGGCAACGCACACCTACATCACGCTGGCATCGGACACCGCCATGCTCGATGAGCTTGAAGCCGCCAGCGCAGCCTTTGAAGGTACCCAGCAGAAACGCCTCGGCCCGGAGGCATTGGCCTGGCTGGCTCCGGCCGGCGGGACACTGGACAGCCCGTTCAGCAAGATTTCGTCCAAGGCCAGGTTCAAGGCAACCACTACCACCCGGAACCTGCGGACGCTGATCAAGGTCAGGGACGCCGCACCCGCACTGGCGTAA
- a CDS encoding fumarylacetoacetate hydrolase family protein, with protein MRIARFVVDSDPLYGVVEGEPGSEEITVINGDPFFNGVERTHVKHKLEDVRLLAPIIPRSKVIGVGRNFAEHAAELGNEVPQQPLLFLKPNTSVIGPGDPIVLPEFSDEVSFEAELCVVIGRICKDVPEDRVDDVIFGYTCGNDLTARDVQKTDLQWARAKGFDTSAPLGPWIETELDTEDLAIKGWLNGELRQDGSTSQMIRGVREIVSIVSQAFTLLPGDVIMTGTPAGVDLVTAGDRYDVEIEGIGRLSNPVVRR; from the coding sequence ATGCGTATTGCCAGGTTTGTAGTCGATTCTGATCCCCTCTACGGCGTTGTTGAAGGCGAGCCCGGCAGTGAGGAAATCACTGTCATTAACGGCGACCCCTTCTTCAACGGGGTGGAGCGTACCCACGTCAAGCACAAGCTCGAAGACGTCCGGCTCCTGGCGCCGATCATTCCCCGCAGCAAAGTGATCGGTGTGGGCCGCAACTTCGCCGAGCACGCCGCCGAGCTGGGCAACGAAGTCCCGCAGCAGCCGCTGCTATTCCTGAAGCCGAACACCTCGGTCATCGGCCCGGGTGACCCCATCGTGCTGCCGGAGTTCTCCGACGAAGTTTCGTTCGAGGCCGAGCTGTGCGTGGTCATCGGCCGGATCTGCAAGGACGTCCCCGAAGACCGCGTCGACGACGTCATCTTCGGCTACACCTGCGGCAACGACCTCACCGCCCGCGACGTCCAAAAAACGGACCTGCAGTGGGCCCGGGCCAAGGGCTTCGACACGTCTGCACCCCTCGGACCCTGGATCGAGACCGAGCTGGACACCGAAGACCTGGCCATCAAGGGCTGGCTCAACGGCGAACTGCGCCAGGACGGCAGCACCAGCCAGATGATCCGCGGCGTCCGCGAAATCGTTTCCATCGTGTCCCAGGCCTTCACCCTGCTGCCCGGGGACGTCATCATGACAGGCACGCCCGCCGGCGTCGACCTCGTCACCGCGGGGGACCGCTACGACGTTGAGATCGAGGGCATCGGCCGCCTGTCCAACCCGGTGGTCCGCCGCTGA
- a CDS encoding dynamin family protein, translated as MALLEAVRQDLSAVSLPLALADVEQARQDTRNAVSQLDDYILPRYRSLDAPLLAVVGGSTGAGKSTLVNALVGHPVTRSGAIRPTTRQPILLHHPADAGWFEGHRVLPTLNRIRGTVSTEPVPASRAGATPDAEAISSLVLVADQAVPQGIALLDAPDVDSISDDNRRLAGQLLAAADLWVFVTTANRYADAVPWKLLLDASSRDILVAVVLDRVPAEAEAEVSADLRAMLQKEGLGEAGLFIVPEADLDSLGMLPSSVVEPLRRWLQELAADAAGRSDIARRTLNGTVKALAGRVRAVAHAVQGQERAAATLRSDAEAAYRDAGTRILDATKDGALLRGEVLARWQDFVGTGEFFRALEQNIGRLRDRVGAFFRGEPTPAVRVEAAIETGLQAVILDESANAGEETDQRWRSDPAGRELLGTDDLSGTSQGFAEVAAAEIRAWQAGLMELIRTEGQGKRTQARWLSFGINGLGAALMIVVFSMTAGLTGLEIGVAGGTAVVGQKLLEAVFGEDAVRRLAQTARDDLHARCQRLLQAEQQKFLQRLPEGGADTGRILTDHAAALARLTDNA; from the coding sequence GTGGCCTTGCTTGAGGCGGTGCGTCAGGATCTCTCCGCGGTGTCGTTGCCGCTTGCCCTTGCGGACGTGGAACAGGCACGCCAGGACACGCGGAACGCCGTCTCCCAGTTGGACGATTACATCCTGCCGCGGTACCGGAGCCTGGACGCACCGCTGCTTGCCGTCGTCGGGGGTTCCACAGGTGCCGGCAAGTCAACACTGGTCAACGCCCTGGTAGGGCACCCGGTCACCCGCTCCGGCGCCATCAGGCCCACCACCCGGCAACCCATTCTGCTGCACCACCCGGCCGATGCCGGCTGGTTCGAAGGCCACCGTGTGCTGCCCACGCTCAACCGGATCCGGGGCACCGTCTCCACGGAACCTGTCCCGGCCAGCCGGGCCGGCGCAACGCCGGACGCGGAGGCCATTTCCTCCCTGGTGCTGGTGGCGGACCAGGCCGTCCCGCAGGGGATCGCGCTGCTGGACGCCCCCGACGTCGACTCCATATCCGACGACAACCGCAGGCTCGCCGGTCAATTGCTGGCCGCAGCAGACCTTTGGGTTTTTGTGACCACCGCCAACCGTTATGCAGACGCGGTCCCGTGGAAGCTGCTCCTGGACGCGTCCTCGCGGGACATCTTGGTGGCCGTGGTCCTGGATCGTGTACCGGCAGAGGCGGAAGCCGAAGTCAGCGCCGATCTCCGCGCCATGCTGCAGAAGGAAGGCCTCGGCGAAGCCGGACTGTTCATTGTGCCGGAGGCTGACCTGGACAGTCTTGGCATGCTGCCATCGAGTGTCGTGGAGCCGCTGCGGCGCTGGCTGCAGGAACTGGCAGCCGACGCCGCGGGACGGTCCGACATTGCCCGCCGGACCCTCAACGGGACGGTGAAGGCGCTGGCCGGGCGGGTCCGCGCCGTGGCGCACGCGGTCCAGGGGCAGGAGCGTGCCGCAGCCACGCTCCGGTCAGACGCTGAGGCTGCCTATCGCGATGCCGGAACCCGGATCCTGGATGCAACAAAAGACGGCGCCCTCCTTCGCGGGGAAGTCCTGGCGCGCTGGCAGGACTTCGTCGGAACCGGGGAGTTCTTCCGGGCGCTGGAACAGAACATCGGACGGCTGCGGGACCGCGTGGGAGCGTTCTTCCGGGGCGAGCCAACGCCGGCCGTCCGGGTTGAGGCCGCCATCGAAACAGGGCTGCAGGCCGTCATCCTGGACGAGTCCGCCAACGCCGGCGAAGAAACTGACCAGCGCTGGCGCTCGGACCCGGCCGGCCGCGAGCTCCTGGGCACAGACGATCTGTCCGGCACCAGCCAAGGTTTCGCCGAGGTGGCCGCTGCGGAGATCCGGGCCTGGCAGGCCGGCCTGATGGAACTGATCCGCACGGAAGGGCAGGGCAAGCGGACGCAGGCCAGATGGCTTTCCTTCGGGATTAACGGGCTGGGTGCAGCCCTGATGATCGTGGTGTTTTCCATGACCGCCGGCCTCACCGGGCTGGAGATCGGCGTGGCGGGCGGGACCGCCGTCGTCGGCCAGAAACTGCTCGAGGCAGTGTTCGGCGAAGACGCGGTCCGCCGGCTGGCGCAGACTGCGCGGGATGACCTCCATGCCCGTTGCCAGCGGCTGCTGCAGGCAGAGCAGCAGAAATTCCTCCAACGCCTGCCGGAGGGCGGCGCGGACACCGGCCGGATCCTGACCGACCACGCCGCTGCCCTGGCCCGACTGACGGACAACGCATGA
- a CDS encoding 3-isopropylmalate dehydrogenase, with product MSASTINLAVIPGDGIGPEVIAEALKVLEKAVAAEGVVLEQTHYRLGAEHWLATGETLPDEVLADLRTRDAILFGAVGAAPGDTRIPSGIIEREMLLKLRFSLDHYVNLRPSRLYGTVGSPLANPGTIDFIVVREGTEGPYVGNGGSLRTGTPHEVATEVSLNTAYGVERVVRDAFRRASARERKHVTLVHKHNVLVYAGHLWKRTVEAVAREFPEVTHDYLHVDAATIFMVTDPSRFDVIVTDNLFGDILTDLAAAITGGIGLAASGNINMDRTAPSMFEPVHGSAPDIAGQQKADPTAAILSAVLLLDHLGYTAAARRIEAAVIADVETRDGGARSTSAVGDAIAAAL from the coding sequence ATGAGCGCATCCACGATCAATCTCGCTGTCATTCCCGGTGACGGCATTGGCCCAGAGGTCATTGCCGAGGCACTGAAGGTCCTCGAGAAGGCTGTCGCCGCTGAAGGCGTTGTCCTCGAGCAGACCCACTACCGGCTCGGTGCCGAGCACTGGCTGGCCACCGGCGAGACCCTTCCGGATGAGGTCCTCGCCGACCTGCGTACACGGGACGCGATCCTCTTCGGTGCTGTCGGTGCCGCCCCCGGCGACACCCGGATTCCGTCCGGCATCATCGAGCGGGAAATGCTGCTCAAGCTCCGCTTCAGCCTGGACCACTACGTCAACCTGCGGCCGTCGCGGCTGTACGGAACAGTGGGGAGCCCGCTGGCCAATCCCGGCACCATCGATTTTATCGTCGTCCGTGAGGGAACCGAGGGCCCATATGTGGGCAACGGCGGCTCGCTTCGCACCGGCACACCCCACGAGGTGGCCACCGAGGTCTCACTGAACACGGCATATGGCGTGGAGCGCGTTGTCCGCGATGCCTTCCGCCGCGCCAGCGCCCGGGAACGCAAGCATGTGACCCTGGTGCACAAGCACAACGTTCTCGTCTACGCCGGCCACCTGTGGAAGCGCACCGTCGAGGCAGTGGCCCGGGAATTCCCCGAGGTCACCCACGATTACCTGCACGTTGATGCGGCCACCATCTTTATGGTCACCGACCCCTCACGCTTCGATGTCATTGTCACCGACAACCTCTTCGGCGACATCCTCACTGACCTCGCTGCAGCCATCACCGGCGGCATCGGGCTGGCGGCGTCGGGCAACATCAACATGGACCGCACCGCCCCGTCCATGTTTGAACCGGTCCACGGTTCGGCCCCGGACATCGCCGGACAGCAGAAGGCAGATCCCACCGCGGCCATCCTGTCGGCGGTGCTCCTGCTGGACCACCTCGGCTACACCGCCGCGGCCCGCAGGATCGAAGCTGCGGTGATCGCCGACGTCGAAACCCGCGACGGCGGCGCCCGCAGTACCAGCGCCGTCGGGGACGCCATCGCCGCAGCGCTCTAA